The following are encoded in a window of Hemicordylus capensis ecotype Gifberg chromosome 12, rHemCap1.1.pri, whole genome shotgun sequence genomic DNA:
- the LOC128336048 gene encoding argininosuccinate lyase-like isoform X2, translating into MASESEKLYSGRLTGSLDPMMEKLNSSIEVDQRLSEVDVRGSIAYAKALEKAGILSKAELEKIISGLEKISEEISKGTLVISKSDEDIHTTIERRLKELIGDVAGKLHTGRSRNDQIVTDLRLLMKSSITMLSSHLQQLIRTLVERASAEIEVILPGYTHLQRAQPIRWSHLLLSHAVALTRDLERLSEIKKRISILPLGSGALAGNPLGLDRELIRKELDFISISINSIDAVSDRDFVVEFLSTSSLIMIHLSRLAEDLILFATTEFGFITLSDAFCTGSSLMPQKKNPDSLELIRSKAGRVVGRTTGMLIVLKGLPSAYNKDLQEDKEAVIDVIDTLSTVLQVTTGVISTLQINKEAMEKALSPEMLATDLANYLVRKGMPFRQAHTAVGKAVHLAESKGVTLNHLSVEDLKTITPMIGSDVAQVFNHQSSVEQYTSPGGTAKSSVTTQIEQIKELLKKQKE; encoded by the exons ATGGCATCCGAG AGTGAAAAACTTTATAGCGGGAGGCTCACGGGCAGCTTGGACCCCATGATGGAGAAGCTGAACTCCTCCATAGAGGTGGACCAACGCCTGTCGGAAGTCGACGTCCGCGGGAGCATAGCTTACGCCAAGGCCTTGGAGAAGGCGGGGATCCTATCCAAAGCCGAGCTGGAGAAGATCATCAGCGGGCTAGAGAAG ATCTCTGAAGAGATTTCCAAGGGCACCTTGGTGATCAGCAAGTCGGACGAAGACATCCACACTACCATCGAACGCAGGCTCAAG gaGCTGATTGGAGATGTGGCtgggaaacttcacactggacggAGCAGGAATGATCAA attgtGACCGACTTGAGGCTGCTCATGAAGAGCTCGATCACGATGCTCTCCTCTCACCTGCAGCAGCTCATCCGCACTCTGGTGGAACGCGCTTCCGC CGAAATTGAGGTGATCCTTCCTGGGTACACCCACCTGcaaagagctcagccaatcagatggAGTCATCTTCTGCTCAG CCATGCAGTGGCTTTGACTCGGGATTTGGAACGTCTCTCAGAAATAAAGAAGAGGAtcagcatcctgcctttgggaaG TGGGGCTCTGGCCGGCAACCCCCTGGGCCTGGATCGCGAACTGATCCGTAAAG AACTGGACTTCATTTCCATCAGCATCAACAGCATCGATGCGGTTAGCGACCGTGACTTTGTGG TGGAGTTCCTTTCCACCTCTTCCCTGATCATGATCCACCTGAGTCGCCTGGCCGAAGATCTGATCCTCTTCGCCACCACGGAGTTTGGCTTCATCACTCTCTCCGATGCGTTCTG CACTGGGAGCAGCCTGATGCCCCAGAAGAAGAATCCGGACAGCCTCGAATTGATCCGCAGCAAGGCTGGTCGTGTGGTGGGAAGG ACTACTGGAATGCTCATCGTTCTGAAGGGTCTCCCCAGTGCCTATAACAAGGATTTGCAG GAGGACAAGGAGGCCGTGATTGATGTCATCGATACCCTGAGTACCGTGCTCCAGGTGACCACCGGTGTGATCTCGACTCTCCAG ATCAacaaggaagccatggagaaAGCCCTGAGCCCTGAGATGCTGGCTACGGACCTGGCCAACTACCTGGTCCGCAAAGGG ATGCCGTTCAGACAAGCTCACACTGCCGTCGGGAAGGCAGTCCATTTAGCTGAGAGCAAGGGAGTGACCCTCAACCATCTCTCCGTGGAGGACCTGAAGACCATTAC CCCCATGATCGGAAGCGACGTGGCCCAGGTGTTCAACCACCAGAGCAGCGTGGAGCAGTACACCTCGCCCGGAGGCACGGCCAAGAGCAGCGTGACCACCCAGATCGAGCAGATCAAGGAGCTGCTGAAGAAGCAGAAAGAATAA
- the LOC128336048 gene encoding argininosuccinate lyase-like isoform X1, which translates to MASEQSEKLYSGRLTGSLDPMMEKLNSSIEVDQRLSEVDVRGSIAYAKALEKAGILSKAELEKIISGLEKISEEISKGTLVISKSDEDIHTTIERRLKELIGDVAGKLHTGRSRNDQIVTDLRLLMKSSITMLSSHLQQLIRTLVERASAEIEVILPGYTHLQRAQPIRWSHLLLSHAVALTRDLERLSEIKKRISILPLGSGALAGNPLGLDRELIRKELDFISISINSIDAVSDRDFVVEFLSTSSLIMIHLSRLAEDLILFATTEFGFITLSDAFCTGSSLMPQKKNPDSLELIRSKAGRVVGRTTGMLIVLKGLPSAYNKDLQEDKEAVIDVIDTLSTVLQVTTGVISTLQINKEAMEKALSPEMLATDLANYLVRKGMPFRQAHTAVGKAVHLAESKGVTLNHLSVEDLKTITPMIGSDVAQVFNHQSSVEQYTSPGGTAKSSVTTQIEQIKELLKKQKE; encoded by the exons ATGGCATCCGAG CAGAGTGAAAAACTTTATAGCGGGAGGCTCACGGGCAGCTTGGACCCCATGATGGAGAAGCTGAACTCCTCCATAGAGGTGGACCAACGCCTGTCGGAAGTCGACGTCCGCGGGAGCATAGCTTACGCCAAGGCCTTGGAGAAGGCGGGGATCCTATCCAAAGCCGAGCTGGAGAAGATCATCAGCGGGCTAGAGAAG ATCTCTGAAGAGATTTCCAAGGGCACCTTGGTGATCAGCAAGTCGGACGAAGACATCCACACTACCATCGAACGCAGGCTCAAG gaGCTGATTGGAGATGTGGCtgggaaacttcacactggacggAGCAGGAATGATCAA attgtGACCGACTTGAGGCTGCTCATGAAGAGCTCGATCACGATGCTCTCCTCTCACCTGCAGCAGCTCATCCGCACTCTGGTGGAACGCGCTTCCGC CGAAATTGAGGTGATCCTTCCTGGGTACACCCACCTGcaaagagctcagccaatcagatggAGTCATCTTCTGCTCAG CCATGCAGTGGCTTTGACTCGGGATTTGGAACGTCTCTCAGAAATAAAGAAGAGGAtcagcatcctgcctttgggaaG TGGGGCTCTGGCCGGCAACCCCCTGGGCCTGGATCGCGAACTGATCCGTAAAG AACTGGACTTCATTTCCATCAGCATCAACAGCATCGATGCGGTTAGCGACCGTGACTTTGTGG TGGAGTTCCTTTCCACCTCTTCCCTGATCATGATCCACCTGAGTCGCCTGGCCGAAGATCTGATCCTCTTCGCCACCACGGAGTTTGGCTTCATCACTCTCTCCGATGCGTTCTG CACTGGGAGCAGCCTGATGCCCCAGAAGAAGAATCCGGACAGCCTCGAATTGATCCGCAGCAAGGCTGGTCGTGTGGTGGGAAGG ACTACTGGAATGCTCATCGTTCTGAAGGGTCTCCCCAGTGCCTATAACAAGGATTTGCAG GAGGACAAGGAGGCCGTGATTGATGTCATCGATACCCTGAGTACCGTGCTCCAGGTGACCACCGGTGTGATCTCGACTCTCCAG ATCAacaaggaagccatggagaaAGCCCTGAGCCCTGAGATGCTGGCTACGGACCTGGCCAACTACCTGGTCCGCAAAGGG ATGCCGTTCAGACAAGCTCACACTGCCGTCGGGAAGGCAGTCCATTTAGCTGAGAGCAAGGGAGTGACCCTCAACCATCTCTCCGTGGAGGACCTGAAGACCATTAC CCCCATGATCGGAAGCGACGTGGCCCAGGTGTTCAACCACCAGAGCAGCGTGGAGCAGTACACCTCGCCCGGAGGCACGGCCAAGAGCAGCGTGACCACCCAGATCGAGCAGATCAAGGAGCTGCTGAAGAAGCAGAAAGAATAA